The Aphidius gifuensis isolate YNYX2018 linkage group LG2, ASM1490517v1, whole genome shotgun sequence DNA window gttgataagtTTTCGATATTAATcccatttttttcatgttttttatatagtatttgttccttttttttatcatgtttgTATActcatcttttaaatatttttggatattaaatttttatataaattggcaaatagaatttataaaaaaaaaatttaacaacatcGTAATTTcgagtaaaaaataatcaaaactgTTGTTTGCTCTATTTATTTCCATCTCCAATAAttattcgaaatatattttaaaatttaaattgaaaacaatgatgaatgaataaaaaatgtcaattaatttagaataaaagaaaaaaaaaaaatattgtatcaaGCATGTCAAATAATTactgtcatttatttattagaaaaaagaaaaatacaaattttataatttaaaattatttttcatatgatagctgatatagaaaaattcattattttaaatgaatcagAACCATTGAAGTGGAGCAGCAATTGGAGCAATATAAGCACGTGAAAATGGTGATGTTTGAAAAATTGGAGTTGATTGATAATATTCATCAGTTTTATCTTCAACTTTAGCTGTTGTTGCAACAACTGGTGTAGATTTTACAAGAGTACCTGTAACTTGTTCATTTTTAACAACAGCATTGAATCCATCAGCATCATTGGCTGTATAATCAACAGTTCTTTTTGTTCCATCACTCTCTATGAATGAATAACTACCCTTGACCATATCACCATCACGTGTTTCTTCTTGGCTTTTATAATCTCCAGTTTTAGAGTCTTCTACATTATAATCTACATAtcaaagaagaaattaaaaacacatagtaataatatgttagtaataataattgaaagagtaatttttttttctatttcaagtTGACTTACTGAAGCTGTATTTTGGATGTGAATCAAATGGCTCTTCAGTTGCATTGGCAACGACAACTGTAGGTGCAACATATTTGACAACTGGTGCAACATAATGTACTGGTGCACTTGGAGTGTATGAAACTGGTGCATATGAAGCATAAGCAGCTAATGGTGCACTTGCAGTGTATGTTGCTGGTGCATATGAAGCATAATTAATATTAGCCAATGATACACCTGATGTGTAAGCAACACCTGTAGCAAGTGGTCTGTATGAAGTGTAAGCAGCATTAACAAAAGGTGCACCTGATGTATAAGTAATTGGTACAAATGGATTGTAACTAGCACTTGCTACAGCCACCAAGGCAAAAAGACTGATTAACTGCAAGTtggaaaaaagaatatttaattaaacataatatttaatcgataaatttaattattttatagtttattaatatataccttGAATACCATTGTGACTTGATTTGATCAGACACACTGAACGATTGATACATTTTAGCTGAAAGTGATCAGTTTAAATACTCTGTTAAATGATATACCGTGTGatgtaattatcattataattaaagtgtctcatgaatttatttatatcacggtcaatgatataataaatttgtcaaaaatttACTCACCACACCCAGTGTGTGAGAAAAAGTGAttggatatatattatatcaatattttttaagtaatatAGTGCGTGACCTTGtctctataaaattattttattaatttgaaatttgttatattttgaatttttcatgaatatttatcatttatataatatttttcgttgaaaattttactcttattttaatattttcatgtatttacaTATAATCTTGCGTAAAATTGTAACTTAAATTAATACTGAAGGTCGTAGATCTAGTTTAATCCATAATTGAGGTCCCGGATGCAATAACCGGCCGCACGCTCGAAGCCTAAGAAAACACAACGTTGCTCTGGGTGAAAAAtcaaacatgaaaaattaaaaaaaaaaaatacaatcatccgaagaattaaaaaatacatacttaTTTtccttcaaataatttttttttttatgataattaagtAAGTAGCTgacgcattttttttttgaaaaaaatactttttttaaaagtatataacttgtgataacttttttaaaaatcaataattcaacttaaaaatttgattgtaGTTATACTACAATCTTCTATTATAATCTAGCGATgctaacaatattatttaaaaaattatttgtttatattgtttaattttttttttttattgttttatgtcgacgaaaaaattcaatttgattaactttaaatgtaaaaagagtcagagaaatttgaaaattaagtaACTTGTCAGTGACAATCTTGTGtagcagtatatcaagaagttttatgcaaatttttgagtatttttattaattatttactgagttattaatttaacaacttttatattttttaattttatactatcatattattaattcattcatACTTTGAAATTAAGTAAATAGGTATTTATTTCAGTAAATGCCACGAGCTTATTCACTTATCGCGTTTCATTAATTCTAATATcataaaaaccaaataatgTTATTTCGAAAGAAgaacttaaaattaatttcgatacAGTTATTTGCATCATGACAAAGATTAATTATACATGTGAAACTTGGTAAATAAGTCTCCCAGGCtggcaaataaatttttgtagaataaaagattattttaaataatttttattatcacgtaAAACAGggggaaaaaaaagtataaaatttatatatatcattgttGGAATGAGATTCGTTATCtctatataaaaagataaaaaaattttagaagttttattaatacatcatttgttacaaaaaaaaaaaaaaaaatcattttgtttaattaatgtaattataaatttgttttttaattgaataaataattttagaattttcaatatatttttaaattagaaatataCCTCTGACTTGAcgaaaatatttgttgatcaCATTACACTGTTcattgtattataaaaaaaaaaaattatatttcaaataattgtgttgtatttaaaattgtattaataaaaaagatagatAAAAAACCGTTTAGATAAgcgataagaaaaaataaataaactatttcCGTGGTACAATCAGtcacctatatatatatataaggttCACTTGTGTGAATATGGGTATTCACGAAAATATATCTTTACTGAAGTCAATTTGAACTCACggtgtcattatttttaattagtgctttgaaaatatatttatatccacgatgaataatattaatattctgggtatattattaataatacaagcaTCATGTGTTTTTTCAAAGACAACTTATTGTTACACTACTGTTACGGGATCCAACAGAAATTGTGAGTTAGGTGATTGGACAGTATTTCGAGAAAaagattcaatttttaaaacgtattcagataaaattgaaatcacaaataaaaaagttaacatCTTACAAAATAAcgcatttgaaaatatatcatcatctGCACCAATTGAAACTTTACAACTTAATTTTGCTGCTGATGTTGAAATGCATATTGAACCacttgttttttcaaattttcaaaaattgaaaaatttggaAATTAATTCAGCCTCAGTTTTATTACACCCAGATAGTTTTTATGGTctagatgatttaaaatatttgaaaatacaattaGCCAATGAAACGAGACtatatttcaatgatattttaaccaaacatttaaatttacaaaaactagaatttttaaatcatgaagatattgatatttgcaatttaataaatgaaaataatcctgtaaaaatattacaacttCAATATACTGGTAGTTCAATGACAATACTAACTCGTCAATCATTAATGTGTTTAAGAAATCTTCAACATCTTATAATTGCTGAGAgtaatttaacttttattgCACCTGGTACATTtggtgttttaaaaaaattaaaaacagtgtcattaatatcaaatgCTAAACTGACTTACATACctgcaaatatatttaatcttAGAAGTTtggatattattaatttgagtaataattcaataaaaataattgataatggagcatttacaattgaaaataaaaaattatcattactcAATTTGAGTTACAATTCATTGGAATTTATTGGAgaaggtatttttaaaaatattgaatgtaGTGTTATTGATTTTACACAAAGTGGTATTCTCTACGTAGATGATGAAGCATTCAATGAATCACATATTGatgtactttatttttttaaaaatttatttgttgataaaaatactttaagtTGGGGTATTGACTATCAAACAACTAGGATCTATTTTGATCATAACACTTTTGATGTAGCGATGGGTcctattgaaaataataacagcaatcattattcaatgaatatgaaaaaatccaCAGACATTTGTTACTTGagtgaatataattattttaaaatttgtaaaacatcTGCTTTGAAGACATTAAATTCAGTCAGATCACTTGTTGATATATGGGAACCCAAGACACTTCATATTAACGACAATGAAATTACATCAATCGATAATAatgcatttaataatttaaaaataacaacctTAATAATTAGATCTACAGCAGAAAATTTTAATCTCAATGCAGACTCATTTGCAGGATTGCCGAATCTCAAagttttaaaacttgaaactaaaccaattttatttacaacatCATTTTTCCATCATTTTGAATCATTAATATCACTTGAAATATCAACAACTCAATTTTCGGAATCAAACAACATGCGTACTTgtgaattattatctaatattACAAGTTTACAAAGTTTTTCAATTGttcatcataaattattaaataaacgagATTTTCTCTATGAGTTTTTCAATCAAGTAGAGTTCATACAACtatgattctttttttatagatcgttatatatattaaaacattataatatttaaacagtgaaacgtgttatttttattaattttagtagtatgtgttattcaaaacaaaatgaatgaattataGCAGAATAAATATACGACAAAAACATACAGTTTATACGttgatgcaataaaaaaaaatttctagatTAAATAATGATGGATTTTAGTTGAAGTTCAATTATGAGATAGTAAACatgttatttaacaataataaaatattttattatttaaaatttaaatatcattcgactgtaataaaaaaaatgacttgaataaaatttttaatatcttttaatttgtcgtttagaaaaattttaaaaaataaaaattattaaatataaattgtaattataatgGCGAAAATATTGCCATATTCGTTTTCTCATAAAACACTCGgttcgaaaaataatattttaccatATAATTGCGTTGTCAATCTGGATTTTCGTGGTTTACCAAAAACATCCCcgggaaaaaatattgtacgtggaattgtatataataacatataattgtATGCGATTATGATTGTATACAATAACATGTTAAAATTGAGTGCATGTTATTGTATGTTATAATTGACCCGATAGTTTCGCATGTTATTGCATACAATTGTATCCATACAATGATATACAATTGTATGCAATAACATGCGAAACTATCGGGTCAATTATAACATACAATAACATGCACTCAATTTTAACGTATTATTGTATACAATCATAATCGCATACAATTATATGTTATaacatacaatattttttcccggaatatgattatatacaaaaatttttttaattaaaaaaaaaattatattatttattgttattacatttttataaatctattGTCTCGTATTTGCTACCTATCATGGAAAAAACCtaaatctatatttttgttgCCTTTACCGGGACTCGAACCTTTAATGCTCTAATTACTAAACGCACATCTTTACCCACGCGGCTATCGAACGCATATAATCTCAAAGTGTTTTTTGTAAACTTATAGAACAAGTTGGccgagataaattaaatttgtgataacaataaataatttcttttttaattgaaaaaattttaaaatatctttttacgTCTTAAGTCATACTAACATTGCTTCTATTCTACAAaataaagtcttgaaaaaataaaataaagttttgatgtttatttattattgtaatataaGTTGATATTATTGCATATAATCACATTTCGTATTATACATGTATTAAAACGGATGTATGATCTTGaatagaaatgaaataaaattatatgaatatatattatcatatataaatatacgatattataaaatatcaaacaataatatacattaaGGACTCCACCTGAAAAccagaataatataaaattatatattattatatataataaaatgttataaCATACAATAACATTGACATGAGATTTTTCCTAAAATTAGAATCATAtgtaattatatgttattgtatattattgtataatttaatatacaataatatcaatataagaTTTTGCATAAAATCAGTCATATAAAATCATATGATACTATTCAGAATTATATGTTATAACATACAATAACATTGACATAAGATATTGCATAAAACCAGAgtaatatacaattatatagcattgaatacaattgtatattataaCATACAATTACATAGTGATAAGATTTTCCATAAAaccatttatataaaattatatgttgttacttttaattatacactgagagaaattttaactaaaaattaaaatcatggttggatagaaattactatagtactttgtaatttttgttttaattctgggactggccgcgagagtcggaattctacaataaaattatgtaaaatgtcaaaaaattgttgggttacttcaagcctctatacatcgttatctattgcagatgacatggggttgagtgaagtttattattgaaaattcaattctaaacaatttataatgaattactttttttgattaatctcttagataatgagttatgagttaattaaaataaagacatacatgttttgtgaaaacaataaaaattattatatggttgaataaaaaatactgcacaatttaataaatattcttatatatataataaaaattatcatgtagacatataaaagttagcatagacttaaatattttttactatatagctttgtaaaaattctgtttgtgggacgaaataacacaaagatggccgaccgattgaacaaatgattgaactgtcatgtaatttcaagcatttctacagccttatctgttgaagctaggtatggggttaagcgaggtttattgttggttatttatttctaaacaatttatcaagaataacttttttctatttaacaattagttttcgagttttgagcgtgtaaacagaaaagaaaaaatgttggcgggaattgattgctattctccgtgaatctagcacaaactgcccaacttaacacaaaaaatgtccaacttttaaataagatttgtaataaaatttagtaaattctaaaaccggtagtgggtaaattctcagtctgctagattttacttgtgagtgtcgtgaatttagtcatttttttaaacagaaattacaataaaattgtgtaaattttatggcttagtagtgtatatagtcaatggccagattttttacataattttattgtaaaaattatctatcaatatgcgaataattcttataaatgacgggggaacgcagtttttactatttattttgtatttttttcttttacgtttgtaattcttagttaatatttctctcagtgtatgtTATAACATACAATAACATTGACATGAGATTTTTCCTAAAATTAGAATCATAtgtaattatatgttattgtatattattgtataatttattatacaataatatcgACATAAGATATTGCATGAAACCAGAGTAATATGCAATTATATCgcattataaacaattttgtattataacATACAATTACATAGTTATAAGATTTTCCATAAAaccatttatataaaattatatgttgtCACTTCTAATTATATGATATATCATACAATAACATTGACATGAGATTTTACATTGAATTAGAATCATAtgtaattatatgttattgtatattattgtataatttaatatacaataatatcgACATAAGATTTTGTATAAAAGCTGTCATATCAAATCATATGATACTACTTGGAATTATATGTTATAACATACAATAACATCGACATAAAATGTTGCATAAAACCAGAGTTATATGCAATTATATCGcattatatacaattgtagATTATAACACACAATTACATAGTGATAAGATTTTGTATAAAACCAGTCATATAACATTATATGTTGCTACTTCTCATTATATGTTATAACATACAATAACATTGACATAAGATATTGCATAAAAACAAgagttatatataattatacggaattatatacaattgtatattataCCATACAACAACACGGACATGAGATTTTGCATAGAACCAGAGTCATATGTAATGATATGTTATCGTTTAtagttgtatataataatatacaataacatCGACATAACATTTTGCGTAATACTagtcatatataattatatgataCTACTTAACATTATATGTTATATCATACAATAACATTGACATAAAATATTGCATAAAACCAGAgtcatataaaattacatgttatcatattcaattgtatattaaaacaTGCAATAATATGGACATAAGGTCTTGCAAAAAACTAGAgtcatatgaaattttatgtttCCATATATAATCGTATATTATCACATACAATTGCATATAATAATACGCACGTATGATTCTGTATGAAAATAAAGCCATATacaattatatgttatttattattaaatactacAATCATATGTGAACGTATGTTATCGAATCTTATTTTACATATggaattgtataaaataacatacaaTTATATACGATAGTATACAATAATATGcaattatatgttattatatacaattccacgtacaata harbors:
- the LOC122849034 gene encoding cuticle protein 21-like translates to MVFKLISLFALVAVASASYNPFVPITYTSGAPFVNAAYTSYRPLATGVAYTSGVSLANINYASYAPATYTASAPLAAYASYAPVSYTPSAPVHYVAPVVKYVAPTVVVANATEEPFDSHPKYSFNYNVEDSKTGDYKSQEETRDGDMVKGSYSFIESDGTKRTVDYTANDADGFNAVVKNEQVTGTLVKSTPVVATTAKVEDKTDEYYQSTPIFQTSPFSRAYIAPIAAPLQWF
- the LOC122850336 gene encoding leucine-rich repeat-containing protein 15-like codes for the protein MTILTRQSLMCLRNLQHLIIAESNLTFIAPGTFGVLKKLKTVSLISNAKLTYIPANIFNLRSLDIINLSIFKNIECSVIDFTQSGILYVDDEAFNESHIDVLYFFKNLFVDKNTLSWDICYLSEYNYFKICKTSALKTLNSVRSLVDIWEPKTLHINDNEITSIDNNAFNNLKITTLIIRSTAENFNLNADSFAGLPNLKVLKLETKPILFTTSFFHHFESLISLEISTTQFSESNNMRTCELLSNITSLQSFSIVHHKLLNKRDFLYEFFNQVEFIQL